A window from Rhineura floridana isolate rRhiFlo1 chromosome 17, rRhiFlo1.hap2, whole genome shotgun sequence encodes these proteins:
- the LOC133371805 gene encoding hemoglobin subunit alpha-1-like has translation MVLTDENKAHVKSTWANVSSNAEAFGAEALNRLFAAHPTTKTYFCHFDLKPDSAHIKAHGKKVVDALTVAVNHIDDMSSALSKLSDLHAEKLRVDPVNFGLLAHCILVTIAAHNRGSLNPAVYLSLDKFLSRVGALLIARYR, from the exons ATGGTGCTGACTGACGAGAACAAGGCTCACGTGAAGAGCACTTGGGCCAATGTGAGCAGCAATGCCGAAGCCTTTGGGGCCGAGGCCCTGAACAG GCTCTTCGCGGCGCACCCCACCACCAAGACCTACTTCTGCCACTTCGACCTCAAGCCGGACTCGGCCCACATCAAGGCGCACGGCAAGAAGGTCGTGGACGCGCTCACCGTGGCCGTCAACCACATTGACGACATGTCCAGCGCCCTCTCCAAGCTCAGCGACCTGCATGCCGAGAAGCTGCGGGTGGACCCCGTCAATTTCGGG CTGCTGGCCCACTGCATCCTGGTGACCATCGCGGCCCACAACCGTGGCTCCCTAAACCCCGCGGTATACCTCTCCCTGGACAAGTTCTTGAGCCGCGTGGGCGCCCTGCTGATCGCCAGGTACCGCTAA